The Candidatus Poribacteria bacterium genome window below encodes:
- a CDS encoding proteasome accessory factor PafA2 encodes MEIPIIMGTETEYGISVKNAREQDPVAASTLVVNAYKTSRDDIPSATSSVTWDYEQESPLMDARGFLAEAETPISEADTNSVVNDILINGGRYYVDHAHPEYCTPECANARDLLLYEKAGELILEVSRVTAERLLLDNQEIIIYKNNTDYKGHSYGSHENYLMSRKVPFDTIVDGLTPFLVTRIIITGSGKVGAENGSNETDYQISQRADFFEKEVGLSTMVNRPLINTRDEPHADDKIYRRLHVIIGDSNMSELSIYLKVGITSIVLQLIEKGVVGKQFSLKNPVAALKSISRDLSCKNQIELADGEQWTPIQVQRAYLKLAQQHLTAEERTPVVEDVLEKWQYVLDNLEINPMRLSQHLDWVIKKKLIEAYRKRHGYEWTDAHVQMLDLQYHDIRPDKGLYIRLLKNGHVKRLLSHEEIVHAMHYPPVDTRAYFRGTCLRKFPKHIYSASWNSMIFIGKDRRSFDKIMMDRPHFGTQKIVGELLNNCTAEELVKELRSKR; translated from the coding sequence ATGGAAATACCAATCATAATGGGAACAGAGACTGAGTATGGTATCTCAGTCAAAAACGCACGCGAGCAAGATCCGGTGGCAGCTTCCACTTTGGTCGTTAACGCCTATAAAACTTCAAGGGATGATATTCCGAGTGCGACTTCCTCCGTCACGTGGGATTATGAACAAGAAAGTCCTCTGATGGACGCTCGTGGGTTTCTTGCAGAAGCGGAAACACCTATCAGCGAGGCAGATACAAACAGCGTTGTCAATGATATATTGATAAATGGGGGTCGTTATTATGTGGACCACGCCCATCCAGAGTATTGCACGCCGGAATGTGCCAATGCACGCGACCTACTTCTCTACGAAAAGGCGGGAGAATTAATATTGGAAGTCAGCAGGGTAACAGCTGAACGCCTTTTGCTCGACAACCAAGAAATTATCATCTATAAAAATAATACCGATTACAAAGGGCACAGTTACGGTTCGCATGAAAACTATCTTATGTCTCGTAAAGTGCCGTTTGATACAATCGTTGATGGGTTGACCCCGTTCCTCGTTACCCGCATTATTATTACAGGTAGCGGCAAAGTCGGTGCAGAAAACGGAAGCAACGAAACAGATTATCAGATTTCTCAACGCGCCGATTTTTTTGAGAAAGAGGTAGGACTCAGCACTATGGTGAATCGCCCATTGATTAACACGCGCGATGAACCCCATGCGGATGACAAAATTTATCGACGTTTGCACGTCATCATCGGCGACTCCAATATGTCCGAACTCAGCATCTATCTCAAAGTTGGCATTACTTCTATAGTGCTTCAGTTGATTGAGAAAGGTGTTGTCGGTAAACAATTCAGTTTAAAGAATCCCGTCGCCGCCCTAAAAAGTATTTCGCGGGACCTTTCGTGCAAAAATCAGATAGAACTCGCAGATGGCGAGCAGTGGACTCCGATACAGGTACAGCGCGCGTACCTCAAACTGGCACAACAACATCTCACAGCCGAAGAGCGGACACCTGTCGTTGAAGATGTTCTCGAAAAATGGCAATATGTGCTTGACAACTTAGAAATCAATCCGATGCGGCTGAGCCAACACCTCGACTGGGTCATTAAAAAGAAATTAATAGAGGCTTACCGCAAACGACACGGATACGAATGGACGGACGCGCATGTGCAGATGCTGGATTTACAGTATCACGATATTCGTCCAGACAAAGGACTTTATATTAGACTGCTGAAAAACGGACATGTAAAACGGTTGCTCAGCCATGAGGAAATTGTGCACGCGATGCACTATCCACCCGTGGATACCCGTGCATATTTTCGTGGCACCTGTTTACGGAAGTTTCCAAAGCACATTTACAGTGCGAGTTGGAATTCAATGATTTTCATCGGTAAAGATCGAAGAAGCTTTGATAAAATTATGATGGATCGTCCGCATTTTGGCACACAAAAGATCGTTGGCGAGTTGCTGAACAACTGCACAGCAGAGGAACTCGTTAAAGAACTCCGATCAAAGCGGTAA
- a CDS encoding ubiquitin-like protein Pup: MSTEKQQEQVNHPVDETEEIELNVESSEMDEEFVEDLDSLLDEIDEILEEDSQEFVENYIQRGGQ, encoded by the coding sequence ATGTCGACCGAAAAACAACAGGAACAGGTCAATCACCCTGTCGATGAAACCGAAGAGATTGAACTGAATGTCGAATCGAGCGAAATGGACGAGGAGTTCGTCGAGGACTTAGACTCACTTCTTGACGAAATCGATGAAATCTTGGAAGAAGATTCACAGGAGTTTGTCGAAAACTATATCCAACGAGGAGGGCAGTAG
- the prcA gene encoding proteasome subunit alpha: MSTPYYVSPEQIRQDKEDFVRHGIAQAKEVVVLEFRDGLLMVAENPRKTTFKISEIYDRIALAAAGRIAEFEALRVAGIRESEIKGFRYYREDVTAKWLTNLYSQHMGAVAQAWDAKPLEIELLVCEVGTADASTNSETQRNQIYHIAFDGIYSEEEKYAVIGGRATTITEILEQRYTDGLEMSAALQLVKETFQTVEADTEDDYEITPETIEVACLERTAERRKFRRLSTDEVTTLF; the protein is encoded by the coding sequence ATGTCCACACCTTATTATGTTTCACCGGAGCAAATTCGTCAGGATAAAGAGGATTTCGTCCGTCACGGCATTGCACAAGCGAAAGAGGTCGTCGTCTTAGAATTCCGGGATGGACTCCTGATGGTTGCCGAGAATCCACGTAAAACGACTTTTAAGATTTCCGAAATTTATGACAGGATTGCCCTTGCTGCGGCTGGTAGAATCGCTGAATTTGAGGCATTACGGGTCGCTGGTATTCGTGAATCCGAAATTAAAGGTTTTCGCTACTACCGTGAAGATGTTACCGCGAAATGGCTGACGAACCTCTATTCACAACACATGGGGGCAGTCGCACAAGCATGGGACGCGAAACCCCTGGAGATCGAACTTCTTGTATGTGAGGTTGGAACCGCCGATGCCTCAACAAATTCTGAGACGCAGAGAAATCAGATTTACCATATTGCATTTGATGGCATCTATTCGGAAGAGGAAAAGTACGCCGTGATTGGTGGACGTGCCACAACAATCACGGAAATTTTGGAGCAGAGATATACAGATGGTTTGGAGATGTCAGCAGCACTCCAACTCGTAAAAGAAACCTTTCAAACCGTTGAAGCAGATACTGAAGATGACTATGAAATCACCCCAGAAACGATAGAAGTGGCATGTCTTGAACGAACCGCCGAACGCCGAAAATTTCGACGACTCTCTACTGACGAGGTGACAACACTTTTCTAA
- the arc gene encoding proteasome ATPase, producing MAIKRGNSTDSFEEQENCDAVWYQQQIRTLQGTIDMLEDELASMRQQQRAVYVKDLETRLYEMQRELMTAHRRNKKLTSTLQEAKEKLEILKEKVAQLSAPPNNYGVFLASNEDGTVDIDVSGRKWRVNLDPALRDKDLAVGQEVIVNSGMNVVNIKTAEKHGDVVKIKERITDERAIVSLRTDEERVVRVAESLKEETLKAGDHVLLNHTTSMLMEKLPKREVEDLLLEEVPDIGYTDIGGLDTQIEAIRDAIELPYLYPKEYKEFNLSPPKGVLLYGPPGCGKTLIARAVASSIAERVRKETGRDEVRGYFINIKGPELLNKYVGETERKIREVFQKARDKSREGFPVIIFFDEMDSLFRSRGMGISSDMESTLVPQFLSEIDGVENLRDVIVIGASNRQDLLDPAVLRPGRLDVKIKIDRPNLDGAKDIFGIYLTPDIPFSEEICQQFDGDTEAVAKHFINEAVNDMYAATDENRFIEVTYARGERETLFFKDFVSGAMIENIVSRAKKTAIKRFIGSNGIDKGIRLEDLSAAVREEYHENEDLPNTTNPDDWAKISGRKGEKIVNIRALINEPTHEKQQNVRVTRGGTFL from the coding sequence ATGGCTATTAAAAGAGGAAATTCCACGGATTCCTTCGAGGAGCAAGAGAACTGCGACGCTGTTTGGTATCAACAGCAAATTCGCACACTCCAAGGGACGATTGACATGCTCGAAGACGAGCTTGCCAGCATGCGACAACAACAGCGTGCTGTCTATGTCAAGGACCTTGAAACTCGTCTCTATGAAATGCAGCGTGAGTTAATGACGGCACACCGGCGGAATAAGAAACTCACGAGCACATTACAAGAGGCGAAAGAGAAACTGGAAATCCTCAAGGAAAAGGTCGCCCAACTTAGCGCACCCCCCAATAATTACGGAGTCTTCCTCGCTTCAAACGAAGACGGCACCGTCGATATCGACGTCAGTGGCAGAAAATGGCGTGTTAATCTTGATCCGGCACTCAGGGATAAAGACCTTGCGGTTGGACAAGAGGTTATTGTTAACAGCGGAATGAACGTCGTTAATATCAAAACTGCCGAAAAACATGGCGATGTCGTCAAAATCAAAGAGCGGATCACGGATGAACGTGCGATCGTGAGCCTTCGCACCGATGAAGAACGGGTTGTCAGAGTCGCGGAATCTCTCAAAGAGGAAACCCTAAAAGCCGGAGATCATGTCCTTCTCAACCATACAACGAGTATGCTCATGGAAAAGCTTCCGAAACGAGAAGTCGAAGATCTGTTACTTGAAGAGGTGCCAGACATCGGTTACACCGATATCGGTGGACTTGATACACAGATAGAAGCGATCCGCGATGCGATTGAATTACCATACCTCTATCCGAAGGAATACAAGGAATTTAACCTCTCTCCGCCAAAAGGGGTTCTCCTTTATGGACCCCCGGGTTGTGGTAAAACTTTAATAGCTCGCGCTGTCGCGAGCAGCATCGCTGAACGTGTCCGAAAAGAAACAGGCAGAGACGAGGTTCGCGGTTATTTCATCAACATCAAGGGACCCGAACTGCTAAATAAATATGTCGGTGAAACCGAACGTAAAATCCGAGAAGTCTTCCAAAAAGCGCGCGATAAATCGCGAGAAGGATTCCCTGTTATCATCTTCTTTGATGAAATGGACTCTCTGTTCCGATCCAGAGGTATGGGAATCTCATCGGATATGGAATCAACACTTGTGCCGCAGTTCCTATCTGAAATTGATGGTGTTGAGAACCTTCGGGATGTCATTGTCATTGGGGCAAGCAATCGACAGGATCTTCTCGACCCTGCTGTTCTAAGACCCGGTCGGCTTGACGTAAAAATAAAAATTGATCGTCCCAATCTTGACGGTGCTAAAGACATCTTCGGCATATATCTGACACCAGATATTCCATTTTCTGAAGAGATTTGCCAGCAGTTCGATGGAGATACCGAGGCGGTCGCGAAGCACTTCATCAATGAAGCCGTAAACGACATGTACGCAGCAACTGATGAAAATCGGTTCATCGAGGTGACTTACGCCCGAGGCGAACGAGAAACCCTCTTCTTTAAAGACTTTGTGAGCGGGGCAATGATCGAAAACATCGTTTCACGTGCGAAGAAAACAGCAATTAAACGTTTTATTGGTTCTAATGGAATTGACAAAGGAATACGTCTTGAAGACCTCAGCGCAGCGGTCCGAGAAGAATATCACGAAAATGAAGATCTTCCGAACACTACGAATCCTGATGATTGGGCGAAAATCTCGGGCAGGAAAGGTGAAAAGATCGTTAACATCCGTGCTTTGATTAATGAACCGACACACGAGAAACAACAGAATGTCCGAGTGACCCGAGGCGGTACATTCCTTTAA
- a CDS encoding proteasome accessory factor PafA2 family protein: MKRRIYGLETEFGIIWTPDAPRRKTLTVQNVVMYLFREIVAGRMYPDVFLENGARFYQDIGCHPEYATPECDDVTELVAHDKAGERIITRLASTAERRMRNDGFYGKISIFKNNLDTPGNTYGCHENYLMERHVDFRQLASQLIPFFVTRQVFAGAGKIKPSHRGYYAISQRAEHIREEISIGTTTARGIINTRDEPHADREKYRRLHVIVGDSNMSEFSTFLKVGTTGIILRMIEDNFIEQRFALRNPVKAIRDISDDITCTHPIELQNGKRLTAVELQWQYLECAKRYLEQAESDSTTNQVMARWEYVLTCLESDPMQLDRELDWVIKWKWLQTYLTKRGLEWDAPQVKHLDLKYHNVRQGESLYYTLENRSETERIVRDEQIRHAEQFPPERTRAKFRGKFIKKVNEGKVLCGVNWSYIQLYEPYQILYLSTDPFKPEFDEASRTIYSI; this comes from the coding sequence ATGAAACGTAGAATTTACGGATTAGAAACTGAATTCGGAATCATCTGGACTCCTGATGCCCCGCGTAGAAAGACACTCACCGTTCAGAACGTGGTGATGTATCTCTTCCGTGAAATTGTTGCTGGGAGAATGTATCCGGATGTTTTCCTTGAAAACGGCGCAAGGTTCTACCAAGACATCGGATGCCACCCGGAATACGCGACCCCTGAGTGCGATGATGTCACTGAACTCGTCGCTCACGATAAAGCGGGTGAGCGTATCATCACACGGCTTGCCAGCACTGCAGAACGGCGCATGCGCAACGACGGGTTCTATGGAAAGATTTCTATCTTTAAAAACAACCTGGATACCCCCGGAAATACGTATGGATGCCACGAAAATTATTTGATGGAACGACATGTCGATTTCCGTCAGTTGGCATCGCAACTGATTCCCTTCTTTGTAACCCGACAGGTTTTCGCAGGCGCGGGAAAAATCAAACCGAGTCATCGGGGTTACTACGCAATTTCGCAACGTGCTGAACACATTCGAGAGGAAATTTCTATCGGTACAACAACGGCGCGCGGGATTATCAACACACGCGATGAACCACATGCCGACCGAGAGAAGTACAGACGCCTACACGTTATCGTCGGAGATTCCAATATGTCCGAATTTTCGACTTTTTTGAAGGTGGGTACAACCGGTATTATCCTCCGTATGATTGAAGATAACTTTATTGAGCAGCGCTTCGCGCTCCGCAATCCCGTCAAAGCGATTCGGGACATTTCTGACGATATTACATGTACACATCCGATTGAACTCCAGAACGGGAAGCGACTCACTGCTGTCGAACTACAGTGGCAATATTTAGAATGCGCAAAGCGATATCTTGAACAAGCTGAATCCGATTCGACCACGAACCAGGTGATGGCACGCTGGGAGTATGTCCTTACATGCTTGGAAAGCGATCCGATGCAGTTGGACAGAGAATTGGACTGGGTCATTAAGTGGAAGTGGCTGCAGACCTACCTCACAAAGCGTGGGCTTGAATGGGATGCCCCACAGGTAAAACACTTAGATTTAAAATACCACAATGTGCGTCAGGGGGAAAGTCTCTACTACACCCTTGAAAATCGATCAGAAACTGAGCGAATTGTTAGAGATGAGCAGATTCGCCATGCTGAGCAATTTCCACCTGAACGGACGCGAGCGAAATTCCGAGGCAAATTTATCAAGAAAGTTAACGAGGGCAAAGTCCTGTGCGGTGTCAATTGGAGCTACATCCAACTTTATGAACCGTATCAGATTCTTTATCTCTCAACAGATCCTTTTAAACCCGAATTTGACGAAGCAAGTCGAACAATTTATTCAATCTAA
- the prcB gene encoding proteasome subunit beta has product MSNSSDAVSSAHISESSLRSYEGTTVLAVVYDAGVIMAGDRQATEGYQVGERRIQKVYPVDRRSAIAVAGAAGPCIEMAKLFQVEVEFYEKTEGTNLSLEGQANFLSHLVRSNLGLAMQGLIVLPLFAGYDLKRQRGRIFKYDAIGGRYEENDYYAIGSGGKDARSTLKKRYTPEITRQDALEIVAEALWDAADEDIATGGPDLIRKIFPTLYTITEEGVTEIPEATVEELYRDLISRLM; this is encoded by the coding sequence ATGTCCAACTCGTCTGATGCTGTCTCAAGTGCCCACATATCCGAGTCGTCATTGCGTTCTTACGAAGGCACAACCGTTTTAGCGGTTGTTTATGATGCTGGTGTCATTATGGCTGGCGACCGGCAAGCAACAGAAGGGTATCAGGTCGGCGAGCGGCGAATCCAGAAAGTCTATCCAGTTGATCGGCGCTCGGCAATCGCTGTTGCGGGTGCCGCTGGTCCCTGTATTGAGATGGCAAAACTTTTCCAAGTTGAGGTTGAGTTTTACGAAAAGACAGAAGGCACGAACCTCAGTCTTGAAGGACAAGCAAATTTCCTCTCACACTTGGTCCGCTCTAACTTAGGACTTGCCATGCAGGGCTTAATTGTCTTGCCACTCTTCGCCGGCTATGATTTGAAACGGCAACGCGGTAGAATTTTCAAATATGATGCTATCGGGGGCCGTTACGAGGAAAACGACTATTACGCAATCGGTTCCGGTGGTAAGGATGCCCGTTCAACCCTAAAAAAACGGTACACTCCAGAGATTACGCGCCAAGATGCCTTAGAGATTGTGGCGGAAGCTCTCTGGGACGCTGCCGATGAAGATATTGCAACAGGCGGTCCTGATCTCATCCGGAAAATTTTCCCAACGCTTTACACTATTACTGAAGAAGGAGTCACCGAGATTCCTGAGGCTACCGTAGAAGAATTATACCGGGACCTCATATCGCGCCTAATGTAG